From Halorubrum salinarum, the proteins below share one genomic window:
- a CDS encoding S9 family peptidase has translation MEPITAADYRDLAVPSDPRVSPDGDRVAFVRRQPNGDDSYETTVYLVDAAGEGEPRRLTISEGSDAEPRWSPSGDRIAFTSTRGADDDRQQLWVLPLDGGEARRVTDAVGGVSQIAWSPDGERIAFVQSVTADDREADRDLAVPDDYEPEEHPDPRVIDRTVYRAAERYFDGRRPGVYVVDADASVGGVTDPDPADSGAVERVTDRDADFAAPSWGDADTLYYTEAVGDDPDDSVEIAIRAHDLASGESEVVHTTTGWGADLAATDDGRVAFTHAEPEQVSMQPTDLRVLDAESGAVTDLTGGIDRGLARDAAPQWGPDDETLYFATPDEGKTALWHVPADGSAEPERLLRPGTVSGATVGGDAGAGSESVTVAYAASEWDHPGDAFAYDAAADETTRLTELNADCLAERAVGEPEEVRFESDGVEIQGWLLTPPEPADADEPYPLAVEIHGGPHAMWSTSGTMWHEFQTLAARGYAVFWSNPRGSTGYGEEFMQAIERDWGAVTLDDVMAGVETVADRPEIDASNAFVTGGSFGGFMASWAVGQTDYFSAAVAQRGVYDLTGFYGSTDAAYKLVEGDFDTVPSEEPQWLWEQSPTGHADAVDTPTLLIHSEDDTRTPICTAELYHRILRKNGVDTRFVRYPREGHELSRSGEPAHVVDRIERIARWFDGYSEHHDAERALDRPEDDGLSAGGDGEENGDES, from the coding sequence ATGGAGCCGATCACCGCCGCCGACTACCGCGACCTCGCGGTCCCGTCCGACCCCCGCGTCTCGCCGGACGGCGACCGCGTCGCCTTCGTGCGCCGACAGCCGAACGGCGACGACAGCTACGAGACCACGGTGTACCTCGTCGACGCCGCGGGCGAGGGCGAGCCCCGCCGCCTCACCATCTCGGAGGGATCGGACGCCGAGCCGCGCTGGAGCCCCTCCGGCGACCGGATCGCGTTCACCTCCACCCGCGGCGCCGACGACGACCGCCAGCAGCTGTGGGTCCTCCCGCTCGACGGGGGCGAGGCCCGCCGCGTCACCGACGCCGTCGGCGGCGTCTCGCAGATCGCGTGGTCGCCCGACGGCGAGCGGATCGCGTTCGTCCAGTCCGTGACCGCCGACGACCGCGAGGCCGACCGCGACCTCGCGGTGCCGGACGACTACGAGCCCGAGGAACACCCCGACCCGCGCGTCATCGACCGGACGGTGTACCGGGCCGCGGAGCGCTACTTCGACGGCCGACGCCCCGGCGTGTACGTCGTCGACGCCGACGCCTCGGTGGGCGGCGTCACCGACCCGGACCCGGCCGACTCGGGCGCCGTCGAGCGCGTCACCGACCGCGACGCCGACTTCGCGGCGCCGTCGTGGGGCGACGCCGACACGCTGTACTACACCGAGGCGGTCGGCGACGACCCCGACGACTCCGTCGAGATCGCGATCCGCGCCCACGACCTCGCGAGCGGCGAGTCCGAGGTAGTCCACACGACGACCGGCTGGGGCGCCGACCTCGCGGCGACCGACGACGGCCGCGTCGCCTTCACGCACGCGGAGCCGGAGCAGGTCTCGATGCAGCCGACCGACCTCCGCGTCCTCGACGCCGAGTCGGGTGCCGTCACCGACCTCACCGGCGGCATCGACCGCGGGCTCGCCCGCGACGCGGCGCCGCAGTGGGGCCCGGACGACGAGACGCTGTACTTCGCTACGCCCGACGAGGGGAAGACGGCGCTGTGGCACGTCCCCGCCGACGGGAGCGCCGAGCCCGAGCGCCTGCTCCGGCCCGGCACCGTGTCGGGCGCGACGGTCGGCGGCGACGCGGGCGCCGGCTCCGAGTCGGTGACCGTCGCCTACGCCGCCAGCGAGTGGGACCACCCCGGCGACGCGTTCGCGTACGACGCCGCCGCGGACGAGACGACGCGGCTGACGGAGCTGAACGCCGACTGCCTCGCCGAGCGGGCGGTCGGCGAGCCGGAGGAGGTCCGCTTCGAGTCCGACGGTGTCGAGATCCAGGGGTGGCTGCTGACGCCGCCCGAGCCCGCCGACGCCGACGAGCCGTACCCGCTCGCGGTCGAGATCCACGGGGGGCCGCACGCGATGTGGTCGACCTCGGGGACGATGTGGCACGAGTTCCAGACGCTCGCCGCCCGCGGCTACGCCGTCTTCTGGTCGAACCCGCGCGGCTCGACCGGCTACGGCGAGGAATTCATGCAAGCGATCGAGCGCGACTGGGGCGCGGTCACCCTCGACGACGTGATGGCGGGCGTCGAGACGGTCGCCGATCGCCCCGAGATCGACGCCTCGAACGCCTTCGTCACCGGCGGCTCCTTCGGCGGGTTCATGGCCTCGTGGGCGGTCGGGCAGACCGACTACTTCAGCGCGGCCGTCGCCCAGCGCGGCGTCTACGACCTCACCGGCTTCTACGGCTCGACCGACGCCGCCTACAAGCTCGTCGAGGGCGACTTCGACACGGTGCCCTCCGAGGAGCCGCAGTGGCTCTGGGAGCAGTCGCCGACCGGCCACGCCGACGCGGTCGACACGCCCACGCTCCTGATCCACTCCGAGGACGACACGCGGACCCCGATCTGTACGGCGGAGCTGTACCACCGGATCCTCCGCAAGAACGGCGTCGACACGCGGTTCGTCAGGTACCCCCGCGAGGGCCACGAGCTCTCGCGGTCGGGCGAGCCGGCGCACGTCGTCGACCGCATCGAGCGGATCGCCCGCTGGTTCGACGGCTACTCCGAGCACCACGACGCCGAGCGCGCCCTCGACCGCCCCGAGGACGACGGGCTGAGCGCCGGCGGGGACGGCGAGGAGAACGGGGACGAATCGTAA
- a CDS encoding CobW family GTP-binding protein → MDDRIPVTVLSGGLGAGKTTLLNHLLRNAGERDVAVLVNDMGDVNVDADLIAEESEVGVEGVTELSNGCICCELQDDLESAVVRLANERSFDALVVESSGISEPAPVARLFTTESRAAARYRVDALVTVIDTRQFLDAFAGDEAPERRVDPDAGGEDADRPLSDLLVEQVEVSNLVVCNKADLCTEAELDEAVDLVGALQPDAETVVTEFSAVDPDRILDVGLFDERALGDLPGWKRALAEADSDDGGHGHGETDEHGHDDDGHDHRHPDEVYGVTSFTYRRRRPFHPDRIAAVLRDLPAGVVRSKGTLWVAGTDQRQQVGQAGRSVRVTALGPWIASVPAVERDMLRANRPDLDWDDERGDRRTEYVVIGTEFDADALVSRFDDALLTDAELAELGDPGVGDDPAAVDPAPFPAEQGDEVALREP, encoded by the coding sequence ATGGACGACCGCATTCCGGTGACCGTGCTCTCGGGGGGACTCGGCGCGGGCAAGACGACGCTGTTGAACCACCTGCTCCGGAACGCCGGCGAGCGCGACGTCGCGGTCCTCGTCAACGACATGGGCGACGTGAACGTCGACGCGGACCTGATCGCCGAGGAGTCCGAGGTCGGCGTCGAGGGCGTCACGGAGCTGTCGAACGGCTGTATCTGCTGCGAGCTCCAGGACGACCTCGAGAGCGCCGTGGTGCGGCTCGCCAACGAGCGCTCCTTCGACGCCCTCGTCGTGGAGTCGTCGGGCATCTCCGAGCCGGCGCCCGTCGCGCGGCTGTTCACGACCGAGTCGCGCGCGGCGGCCCGGTACCGCGTCGACGCGCTGGTGACCGTGATCGACACCCGCCAGTTCCTCGACGCGTTTGCCGGCGACGAGGCGCCCGAGCGCCGCGTCGACCCGGACGCCGGCGGCGAGGACGCCGACCGGCCGCTCTCCGACCTCCTCGTCGAGCAGGTCGAGGTGTCGAACCTCGTGGTGTGTAACAAGGCGGACCTCTGTACCGAGGCGGAGCTCGACGAGGCGGTCGACCTCGTCGGGGCGCTCCAGCCGGACGCCGAGACGGTCGTCACGGAGTTCTCCGCGGTCGACCCGGACCGGATCCTCGACGTCGGGCTGTTCGACGAGCGCGCGCTCGGCGACCTCCCCGGCTGGAAGCGCGCGCTGGCAGAGGCCGACTCGGACGATGGCGGCCACGGCCACGGCGAGACCGACGAGCACGGTCACGACGACGACGGCCACGACCACCGCCACCCCGACGAGGTGTACGGCGTCACCTCCTTCACCTACCGCCGCCGGCGCCCGTTCCACCCCGACCGGATCGCCGCCGTCCTCCGGGACCTCCCGGCGGGCGTGGTCCGCTCGAAGGGGACGCTGTGGGTCGCGGGCACCGACCAGCGCCAGCAGGTCGGGCAGGCGGGGCGCTCGGTCCGCGTCACCGCGCTCGGCCCGTGGATCGCCAGCGTCCCGGCGGTCGAGCGGGACATGCTCCGCGCGAACCGCCCCGACCTCGACTGGGACGACGAGCGCGGCGACCGCCGGACGGAGTACGTCGTCATCGGCACCGAGTTCGACGCGGACGCCCTCGTCTCGCGGTTCGACGACGCGCTGCTGACCGACGCCGAACTCGCGGAGCTCGGCGACCCAGGCGTCGGCGACGACCCGGCCGCGGTCGACCCCGCGCCCTTCCCCGCCGAACAGGGTGACGAGGTCGCGCTCCGGGAGCCGTAG
- a CDS encoding cupin domain-containing protein: MGYRVVDVDAVEPEPDRPCECRKLSDPGELDDAAINRFRAAPGEQLPLAYHYHETQQEAFYVLDGTLAVETPDETYEVPADDLFVVDPESPQRAYNPADADDPVTVLAIGAPPASGDAVAYDPDDDE, from the coding sequence ATGGGATATCGCGTCGTGGACGTCGACGCCGTCGAACCGGAGCCGGACCGCCCCTGCGAGTGCCGAAAGCTGTCCGACCCCGGAGAGCTCGACGACGCGGCGATCAACCGGTTCCGGGCGGCGCCCGGCGAGCAGCTGCCGCTCGCGTACCACTACCACGAGACCCAACAGGAGGCGTTCTACGTCCTCGACGGGACGCTCGCGGTCGAGACGCCGGACGAGACCTACGAGGTCCCGGCCGACGACCTGTTCGTCGTCGACCCCGAGAGCCCGCAGCGCGCGTACAACCCGGCCGACGCCGACGACCCGGTGACGGTGCTGGCGATCGGCGCCCCGCCGGCCTCGGGCGACGCCGTCGCCTACGACCCCGACGACGATGAGTGA
- a CDS encoding helix-turn-helix domain-containing protein, translating to MSDPEIEDLVGDTSPSFEHVLSCVFGVRDHESRAYLALLEYPGSTVSELADALDRDRSNVNRSLSTLREKGLVERRRRLLDSGGYVYQYTAIPVPEAKRRLHDALDEWVADVHDAIDAFDPDER from the coding sequence ATGAGCGACCCCGAGATCGAGGACCTCGTCGGCGACACCTCTCCGTCGTTCGAACACGTCCTCTCCTGCGTCTTCGGCGTGCGCGACCACGAGAGCCGCGCGTACCTCGCGCTGTTGGAGTACCCGGGCAGCACCGTCTCGGAGCTCGCCGACGCGCTCGACCGCGACCGGTCGAACGTGAACCGGTCGCTGTCGACCTTACGCGAGAAGGGGCTCGTCGAGCGCCGCCGCCGGCTGCTCGACTCCGGCGGCTACGTCTACCAGTACACCGCGATCCCGGTCCCGGAGGCGAAGCGCCGCCTCCACGACGCGCTCGACGAGTGGGTCGCCGACGTTCACGACGCCATCGACGCGTTCGACCCCGACGAGCGCTGA
- the cgi121 gene encoding KEOPS complex subunit Cgi121, translating to MTAPAVDADGEPAPAPAVRLVAGTFAVADLDAFLADLDEVAAETGAVVQAFDADLVVSGTQLREAARLAARAIARGEAVARDPGVEVLLYAAGRRQIDRALDLGVAEGERPAVVLVADFGDVPGADRPPADLDWAAEAVRGLALDSAEPAEGDALATGFDEDRVREFYGVTDRELAATNGGLADAVRERVALLDVEK from the coding sequence ATGACGGCGCCCGCGGTCGATGCCGACGGGGAACCGGCGCCGGCCCCCGCGGTCCGTCTCGTCGCCGGGACGTTCGCGGTCGCCGACCTCGACGCGTTCCTCGCCGACCTCGACGAGGTCGCCGCGGAGACCGGCGCGGTCGTCCAGGCGTTCGACGCCGACCTCGTCGTCTCCGGGACGCAGCTCCGCGAGGCGGCGCGGCTCGCCGCCCGGGCGATCGCCCGCGGCGAGGCGGTCGCGCGCGACCCCGGCGTCGAGGTCCTGCTGTACGCGGCGGGGCGCCGACAGATCGACCGCGCCCTCGACCTCGGCGTCGCGGAGGGCGAACGTCCCGCCGTCGTCCTCGTCGCGGACTTCGGCGACGTGCCCGGCGCGGACCGTCCCCCGGCGGACCTCGACTGGGCGGCCGAGGCGGTCCGGGGACTCGCGCTCGACTCGGCCGAGCCCGCCGAGGGGGACGCGCTCGCGACCGGATTCGACGAGGACCGCGTCCGCGAGTTCTACGGCGTCACCGACCGCGAGCTCGCCGCGACGAACGGCGGCCTCGCCGACGCCGTCCGCGAGCGCGTCGCGCTGCTGGACGTCGAGAAGTGA
- the upp gene encoding uracil phosphoribosyltransferase, giving the protein MTIEDRDDAYLITHALATDTLSRLRDVETEQVAFRKGLVKLGRICGYEIIDGAMETEYVPVETPLEETTGERVKGLDDVVIINVLRAATPFVEGLLKAFPRAKQGVISAGRDEEAGMTDGEFPITVDYVKLPEIRPDDTVIVADPMLATGSTMVAVLDHVLDEADDFEDLFVLSAVSAPAGLVRVSEAVPEADLLTVAIDDRLDDDGFIVPGLGDAGDRAFRTV; this is encoded by the coding sequence ATGACGATCGAAGACCGCGACGACGCGTACCTCATCACGCACGCGCTGGCGACGGACACCCTCTCGCGGCTGCGCGACGTGGAGACGGAGCAGGTCGCGTTCCGCAAGGGGCTGGTGAAGCTCGGCCGCATCTGCGGCTACGAGATCATCGACGGCGCGATGGAGACCGAGTACGTCCCCGTCGAGACCCCGCTGGAGGAGACCACGGGCGAGCGCGTGAAGGGCCTCGACGACGTGGTGATCATCAACGTCCTCCGGGCCGCGACCCCGTTCGTCGAGGGGCTCCTGAAGGCGTTCCCCCGCGCGAAGCAGGGCGTCATCTCCGCCGGCCGCGACGAGGAGGCCGGGATGACCGACGGCGAGTTCCCGATCACCGTCGACTACGTGAAGCTCCCCGAGATCCGGCCGGACGACACCGTCATCGTCGCGGACCCGATGCTCGCGACGGGCTCGACGATGGTCGCCGTCCTCGACCACGTCCTCGACGAGGCGGACGACTTCGAGGACCTGTTCGTGCTGTCGGCGGTCTCCGCGCCCGCCGGCCTCGTCCGCGTGAGCGAGGCCGTCCCCGAGGCGGACCTCCTGACGGTCGCCATCGACGACCGCCTCGACGACGACGGGTTCATCGTCCCCGGCCTCGGCGACGCCGGCGACCGGGCGTTCCGCACGGTGTGA
- a CDS encoding DUF7569 family protein produces MSDAPTTEPCDACGDPTTDALARTVRLSVDRANIDTQRLCPDCFADWIQRYQDRLGSGGDEGDDTSEIIVD; encoded by the coding sequence ATGAGCGACGCGCCGACGACCGAGCCCTGCGACGCCTGCGGCGACCCCACCACGGACGCGCTCGCGCGCACCGTCCGGCTGAGCGTCGACCGGGCGAACATCGACACCCAGCGGCTCTGCCCCGACTGCTTCGCCGACTGGATCCAGCGCTACCAGGACCGCCTCGGCTCCGGCGGCGACGAGGGCGACGACACCTCCGAGATCATCGTCGACTGA
- a CDS encoding carbon starvation CstA family protein, producing the protein MTSVIWIVVAVLSTFTVGYMGYSRYLSRFVELDDDRETPAHKYEDGQEYVPAKKPVLLGHHFSSIAGGAPIVGPITAGAIWGWVPALLWVAIGNPLMGAVHDFISLSGSMRHEGKSIGYIIGEYVGERGKNMLLWFAFLTIILVVAVFALVVGIVLNAFPSAATASLVYIGLAFAFGVYLYQLDGPFLPGTVVFVAGVFAGVWLGIQYPLALFPAVETGAYPAGTIVLFEFLGNGAWLPGAVVSADAILQPNVAAWVPVILIYASLASALPVWVLLQPRDYLSSFLLYSGVGGALLAIIVGTLLGTSAQPLTIDPSIGAYMGFFGSELAIDTRGITPLFPLLFVTIACGTISGFHSLVSSGTTAKQLNKESDARLIGYGGMLGEGLLASVAISTLAVAGATSAAAGGGIGGALPNFATGGGIILTSLGIPQSFGAPFMALVLVSFLLTSTDTAARLGRYMMEEIIGTRGSGTTTGFSTDLGSFAKGRYTNPVVQSLVAYLLVISGEWVTLWALFGGANQLLAALALLAATVWLANWDESKQLASTGVPMTIMVTITVLGLSWVALWDNLYQKLILGNVTALSGQISAVVQMGLAFVLIYLALSLVRIGYGNITSVRGGSEPAAEPSDD; encoded by the coding sequence ATGACAAGTGTAATTTGGATCGTCGTCGCCGTGCTCAGTACGTTCACCGTGGGATACATGGGGTACTCGCGGTACCTCTCTCGGTTCGTCGAACTCGACGACGACCGGGAGACGCCGGCACACAAGTACGAGGACGGCCAGGAGTACGTACCGGCGAAGAAGCCGGTGCTACTGGGGCATCACTTCTCAAGCATCGCGGGCGGTGCGCCGATCGTCGGCCCGATCACCGCCGGGGCCATCTGGGGATGGGTCCCGGCGCTTCTGTGGGTCGCCATCGGCAACCCGCTGATGGGCGCGGTCCACGACTTCATCTCGCTGTCGGGCTCGATGCGACACGAGGGGAAGTCGATCGGGTACATCATCGGGGAGTACGTCGGGGAGCGCGGCAAGAACATGCTGCTGTGGTTCGCGTTCCTCACCATCATCCTCGTGGTGGCGGTGTTCGCGCTGGTCGTCGGGATCGTGTTGAACGCGTTCCCGTCGGCCGCGACCGCGAGCCTCGTGTACATCGGGCTCGCGTTCGCGTTCGGCGTCTACCTCTACCAGCTCGACGGCCCGTTCCTGCCGGGGACGGTCGTGTTCGTCGCCGGCGTGTTCGCGGGCGTCTGGCTCGGGATCCAGTACCCGCTCGCGCTGTTCCCGGCGGTCGAGACCGGCGCCTACCCCGCGGGGACCATCGTGCTCTTCGAGTTCCTCGGGAACGGCGCCTGGCTGCCGGGCGCCGTGGTGAGCGCCGACGCCATCCTCCAGCCGAACGTCGCCGCGTGGGTGCCGGTCATCCTCATCTACGCGTCGCTCGCGAGCGCGCTCCCGGTGTGGGTGCTGCTCCAGCCGCGCGACTACCTGTCGTCGTTCCTGCTGTACTCGGGCGTCGGCGGGGCGCTCCTGGCGATCATCGTCGGCACGCTGCTCGGCACCTCCGCGCAGCCGCTGACGATCGACCCCTCGATCGGGGCGTACATGGGCTTCTTCGGCAGCGAACTCGCGATCGACACCAGAGGGATCACGCCGCTGTTCCCCCTGCTGTTCGTGACCATCGCCTGCGGGACGATCAGCGGGTTCCACTCGCTGGTGTCGTCGGGGACGACGGCCAAGCAGCTGAACAAGGAGAGCGACGCCCGCCTCATCGGCTACGGCGGCATGCTCGGTGAGGGGCTGCTCGCCTCCGTCGCCATCTCGACGCTCGCGGTGGCCGGCGCCACCTCGGCGGCCGCCGGCGGCGGCATCGGCGGCGCGCTGCCGAACTTCGCGACCGGCGGCGGGATCATCCTCACCAGCCTCGGGATCCCGCAGAGCTTCGGCGCGCCGTTCATGGCGCTCGTGCTGGTGAGCTTCCTCCTCACCTCGACCGACACCGCGGCGCGGCTCGGTCGGTACATGATGGAGGAGATCATCGGAACCCGTGGGAGCGGGACGACCACGGGCTTCTCGACCGACCTCGGCAGCTTCGCGAAGGGGCGGTACACCAACCCCGTCGTCCAGTCGCTCGTCGCGTACCTGCTCGTCATCTCCGGCGAGTGGGTGACGCTGTGGGCGCTGTTCGGCGGCGCGAACCAGCTGCTCGCCGCGCTGGCGCTGCTCGCGGCGACCGTCTGGCTCGCCAACTGGGACGAGTCCAAGCAGCTCGCCTCCACCGGCGTTCCGATGACGATCATGGTGACGATCACCGTCCTCGGGCTGTCGTGGGTGGCGCTGTGGGACAACCTCTACCAGAAGCTCATCCTCGGGAACGTCACCGCGCTCAGCGGACAGATATCGGCGGTGGTCCAGATGGGCCTCGCGTTCGTGCTCATCTACCTCGCGCTGTCGCTCGTGCGCATCGGCTACGGCAACATCACGAGCGTGCGGGGCGGGAGCGAACCCGCGGCCGAACCGAGCGACGACTGA
- a CDS encoding IMP cyclohydrolase, with product MYVGRFVVVAPGIGGYRVSSRSFPNRRVRDRGGTLTVGPTPDAPETDNPYVSYNCARAVETPTGEPLAALGNGSHVDPIAEKLARGYPARDALASALLALDYEKDDYDTPRVAGVVGADAATIGTVRRDALIVEAVEEPTVVATYETDSPEPYDLTATDAASVATELLGADLEHPVCAAGATVDGDGVSLAFDNGGD from the coding sequence ATGTACGTCGGACGATTCGTCGTCGTCGCGCCCGGCATCGGCGGCTACCGCGTCTCCTCCCGCTCGTTCCCGAACCGTCGCGTCCGCGACCGCGGCGGGACGCTCACCGTCGGGCCGACGCCCGACGCGCCCGAGACCGACAACCCGTACGTCTCGTACAACTGCGCGCGGGCGGTCGAGACCCCGACCGGGGAGCCGCTCGCGGCCCTCGGCAACGGCTCGCACGTCGACCCGATCGCGGAGAAGCTGGCGCGCGGCTACCCCGCCCGCGACGCGCTCGCGTCGGCGCTGCTCGCGCTCGACTACGAGAAGGACGACTACGACACGCCCCGCGTCGCCGGCGTCGTCGGCGCCGACGCGGCGACTATCGGCACCGTCCGCCGCGACGCGCTGATCGTCGAGGCGGTCGAGGAGCCGACCGTCGTCGCCACCTACGAGACGGACTCGCCCGAGCCGTACGACCTGACGGCGACCGACGCGGCGTCGGTCGCGACCGAACTCCTCGGCGCCGACCTCGAACACCCGGTCTGCGCCGCGGGCGCGACCGTCGACGGCGACGGCGTCTCGCTCGCGTTCGACAACGGCGGCGACTGA
- a CDS encoding ArsA family ATPase: MEQFVFFGGKGGVGKTTVSCAYAHRCAREGLRTLVVSTDPAHSVSDVFDQRFGDEPESVAGVDGLDAMEIDPEDEMQRHLDEIRESLSEQVSAAMVSEINRQLEMSHGTPGAYESALFDAFVDVMRTESEPYDRVIFDTAPTGSTLRLLGLPDFLGDWIDRLLYKRKQSIDLFEKAAVGDMEPRRLLEGDPVIERLQQRKEFFEYAGETMRNEAAFFLVLNPDQLSVNETARAIEGFTDRDLRVRGLVANKLTPSPEEDETGRGARYLREKVETERDRLAQVREGFDPPLVAEIESRTTEVRGDVLADVAASLDVEP, from the coding sequence ATGGAGCAGTTCGTCTTCTTCGGCGGCAAAGGCGGGGTCGGGAAGACCACCGTCTCGTGCGCGTACGCCCACCGCTGCGCCCGCGAGGGCCTCCGGACGCTCGTCGTCTCCACCGACCCGGCCCACTCGGTGTCGGACGTGTTCGACCAGCGGTTCGGCGACGAGCCGGAGTCGGTCGCGGGCGTCGACGGGCTCGACGCGATGGAGATAGACCCCGAAGACGAGATGCAGCGGCACTTAGACGAGATCCGCGAGTCGCTCTCGGAGCAGGTGTCGGCGGCGATGGTCTCGGAGATCAACCGCCAGCTGGAGATGTCCCACGGGACGCCCGGCGCGTACGAGTCGGCGCTGTTCGACGCGTTCGTCGACGTGATGCGCACGGAGAGCGAGCCGTACGACCGGGTCATCTTCGACACCGCCCCGACCGGGTCGACGCTTCGGCTGCTCGGACTTCCCGACTTCCTCGGCGACTGGATCGACCGGCTGCTGTACAAGCGCAAGCAGTCGATCGACCTGTTCGAGAAGGCCGCGGTCGGCGACATGGAGCCGCGGCGCCTGCTGGAGGGCGACCCCGTGATCGAGCGGCTCCAACAGCGCAAGGAGTTCTTCGAGTACGCCGGCGAGACGATGCGTAACGAGGCCGCCTTCTTCCTCGTGTTAAACCCCGACCAGCTCTCGGTCAACGAGACGGCGCGGGCGATCGAGGGGTTCACCGACCGCGACCTGCGCGTCCGGGGCCTCGTAGCGAACAAGCTCACGCCGTCGCCCGAGGAGGACGAGACGGGGCGGGGGGCACGCTACCTCCGCGAGAAGGTCGAGACCGAACGCGACCGCCTCGCGCAGGTTCGCGAGGGGTTCGACCCGCCGCTCGTCGCCGAGATCGAGTCGCGCACGACGGAGGTCCGCGGCGACGTGCTCGCCGACGTGGCCGCGTCGCTGGACGTGGAGCCCTGA
- a CDS encoding DUF5828 family protein: MEESISGFKVRGDWGDVVEHGERIALALREVGVDGDAYYEFDEWRPKTHERIDEDVSEKTAAQASVDEGEGERAGQSPGDDLQTAGEKLTESYEKVEENDTESARESWGESIEHVARAADSASRKALRKVEDAVYRNVMTQMAPYYFDNELVSANIQEVARAEDGETFVFEVNVNDDELKDEVSGVLDEYEAEIDRWHVEAEKRTEDVAAAEGVEPPAEEGGPDSTTT, from the coding sequence ATGGAAGAGAGCATCTCCGGCTTCAAAGTGCGCGGCGACTGGGGCGACGTCGTCGAACACGGCGAGCGGATCGCCCTCGCGCTCCGAGAGGTCGGCGTCGACGGCGACGCCTACTACGAGTTCGACGAGTGGCGTCCCAAGACCCACGAGCGGATCGACGAAGACGTCTCGGAGAAGACCGCGGCGCAGGCGTCCGTCGACGAGGGGGAAGGCGAGCGCGCGGGGCAGTCGCCGGGCGACGACCTCCAGACGGCCGGCGAGAAGCTCACGGAGTCTTACGAGAAGGTCGAAGAGAACGACACGGAGAGCGCCCGCGAGAGCTGGGGCGAGTCGATCGAACACGTCGCCCGCGCGGCCGACTCCGCCAGCCGGAAGGCGCTCCGGAAGGTCGAGGACGCCGTCTACCGCAACGTGATGACCCAGATGGCGCCGTACTACTTCGACAACGAGCTCGTCAGCGCCAACATCCAGGAGGTCGCCCGCGCCGAGGACGGCGAGACGTTCGTCTTCGAGGTGAACGTCAACGACGACGAGCTGAAAGACGAGGTGTCCGGGGTCCTCGACGAGTACGAGGCCGAGATCGACCGCTGGCACGTCGAGGCGGAGAAGCGGACCGAGGACGTCGCGGCCGCCGAGGGCGTCGAGCCGCCCGCCGAGGAGGGCGGCCCGGACTCGACGACAACGTGA